One window of Desulfonatronum thiodismutans genomic DNA carries:
- a CDS encoding type II toxin-antitoxin system VapC family toxin has protein sequence MYLLDTNVVSELRKPRPHGAVIAWLESVDERDLYVSAVTIGEIQAGIELTRDQDALKAKEIEAWLDLLTDASNILPMDVPAFRLWAKMMHRKSDTLYEDAMIAAIAAVHGLTVVTRNISDFKVFSVPTLNPFTFNAHT, from the coding sequence ATGTACTTGCTGGATACCAATGTCGTCTCGGAACTGCGCAAACCTCGCCCGCACGGAGCCGTCATTGCCTGGCTTGAATCCGTTGACGAGCGTGACCTGTACGTGTCCGCGGTGACGATCGGGGAAATCCAGGCGGGCATTGAATTGACCCGGGACCAGGATGCCCTCAAGGCCAAGGAAATCGAGGCCTGGCTGGATTTGCTCACGGATGCCTCCAATATTTTACCCATGGATGTCCCCGCGTTTCGACTTTGGGCGAAAATGATGCACCGCAAATCCGACACCCTCTATGAAGACGCCATGATCGCCGCCATCGCCGCCGTACACGGCCTGACCGTCGTCACGAGAAATATCTCCGATTTCAAAGTCTTCTCCGTACCCACCCTCAATCCGTTCACCTTCAACGCGCACACGTAA
- a CDS encoding lysophospholipid acyltransferase family protein produces MSATATASPCLIDLPSPFIRPLPNKLFGLAKPSLEKVLALSYLNRKYGEVLSGLDQTLGGQDQVDFLDRSLKALNISVVLDDAELERIPKDGPVVVVANHPFGALEGLVMAAVLRKRRPDLKIMANHLLQRVEVLRDLFLFVDPFLGGANTVHVNGAALKKIVAWLREGGLLGVFPAGEVSHLQVRRRTMADPPWSESVARIIRKTEAAAVPMFFQGTNGPLFHVAGLIHPLLRTVLLPHALMRKAGSEVRVRIGRPLGPKHLANCPTDADMIGYLRHRTYLLQCGAKSRRNNPTGHHPLLPSNASDGPPMERSSGRLTEAAHAAGNPLHLEQHSLSADQILLETDEFCVHLAEARNIPHLLHEIGRLREMTFRLAGEGTGKEVDLDIFDAHYLHLFLWDKRERRIAGAYRLGRTDVILKNHGAKGLYTSTLFSFRSGFWDKVVPALELGRSFVRPEYQKNYAPLLLLWKGIARFILRHPEYRTLFGPVSIDNEYHRFSRQLMVGFLRAHGHMHELADHVRPRRPFRQRRLFRLDDSLLTMMSKTIDDVSDIITDIDRHKTGVPVLLRQYLKLGGKMLGFNVDREFSDVLDGLVLVDLLQTDRRTLDRYLGKEGARDFLALHRAGERVSRGGESGSRGGGLAAMAG; encoded by the coding sequence ATGAGCGCCACAGCTACTGCTTCGCCTTGCCTGATCGACCTGCCTTCACCCTTTATCCGCCCGCTGCCCAACAAATTGTTCGGCCTGGCCAAGCCTTCCCTGGAGAAAGTGCTGGCCCTGAGCTATTTGAATCGCAAGTACGGGGAAGTCCTGTCCGGTCTGGATCAGACGCTGGGGGGCCAAGACCAGGTTGATTTCCTGGACCGGTCGCTGAAGGCCCTGAACATCAGCGTGGTCCTGGACGACGCTGAATTGGAGCGCATTCCAAAGGACGGACCGGTGGTCGTGGTGGCCAACCACCCCTTCGGAGCGCTGGAGGGGCTGGTCATGGCCGCGGTGCTGCGCAAGCGGCGGCCGGATTTGAAGATCATGGCCAATCACCTGCTGCAACGGGTGGAGGTGTTGCGGGACTTGTTCCTGTTCGTGGACCCCTTCCTGGGTGGGGCGAACACGGTGCATGTTAACGGGGCGGCTCTGAAGAAGATTGTGGCCTGGCTGCGAGAGGGCGGATTGTTGGGGGTATTCCCGGCCGGGGAGGTCTCCCACTTGCAGGTTCGGCGGCGGACCATGGCCGATCCGCCCTGGAGCGAATCCGTGGCCAGGATCATCCGTAAGACCGAAGCCGCGGCGGTGCCGATGTTCTTCCAGGGAACCAACGGTCCGCTGTTCCACGTGGCCGGACTGATCCATCCGCTGCTGCGGACCGTGCTGCTCCCCCATGCCCTGATGCGCAAAGCCGGTTCGGAAGTCCGCGTGCGCATCGGTCGGCCCCTGGGACCGAAGCACCTGGCCAACTGTCCCACGGACGCCGACATGATCGGATATCTGCGGCACCGGACCTATCTTCTGCAATGCGGAGCCAAGTCGCGACGTAATAACCCGACGGGCCATCACCCGCTCTTGCCGTCGAATGCGTCGGACGGGCCGCCAATGGAACGTTCAAGCGGACGGCTTACGGAGGCCGCGCATGCCGCCGGGAACCCGCTGCATCTCGAACAGCATTCCCTGTCCGCGGACCAGATCCTGCTGGAAACCGATGAATTTTGCGTCCATCTGGCCGAGGCCCGGAACATCCCTCATCTGTTGCACGAAATCGGTCGGCTGCGGGAAATGACCTTTCGACTGGCCGGGGAAGGAACGGGCAAGGAGGTGGACCTGGACATCTTCGACGCCCATTATCTGCACCTGTTTCTCTGGGACAAACGGGAGCGGCGGATTGCCGGGGCCTACCGGCTGGGGCGCACGGACGTGATTCTGAAGAATCATGGAGCCAAGGGGCTGTACACCAGCACCTTGTTCTCGTTTCGGTCCGGATTCTGGGACAAGGTAGTTCCGGCCCTGGAACTGGGACGGTCCTTTGTGCGCCCGGAATACCAGAAGAACTACGCCCCCTTGCTCCTGCTCTGGAAAGGCATCGCCCGGTTCATTTTGCGCCATCCGGAATACCGGACCTTGTTCGGCCCGGTGAGCATCGACAACGAGTACCACCGCTTTTCCCGGCAACTGATGGTGGGCTTTTTGCGGGCCCATGGCCACATGCACGAACTGGCCGACCACGTCCGCCCCCGCCGCCCCTTTCGCCAACGTCGGCTGTTCCGCCTGGACGACTCCCTGCTGACCATGATGTCCAAGACCATCGACGACGTCTCGGACATCATCACGGACATCGACCGCCACAAGACCGGGGTTCCGGTGTTGCTGCGCCAGTATCTGAAGTTGGGCGGAAAAATGCTGGGATTCAACGTGGACCGGGAATTCAGCGACGTCCTGGACGGCCTGGTCCTGGTCGACTTGCTCCAAACCGACCGGCGAACCCTGGACCGGTATCTGGGCAAGGAAGGGGCCAGGGATTTTCTGGCTCTGCACCGGGCCGGGGAAAGAGTGTCGAGAGGAGGGGAAAGCGGATCGCGCGGCGGAGGTTTGGCCGCGATGGCGGGGTGA
- a CDS encoding type II toxin-antitoxin system Phd/YefM family antitoxin — protein MQTWPVQDAKARFSEFLDACVSKGPQVVTRRGTETAVLLPIDAWRRLQAAARPSLKQILLMESPRTESLAPERGRARRRQAQEWE, from the coding sequence ATGCAGACATGGCCGGTACAAGATGCCAAGGCTCGTTTCAGTGAGTTCCTTGACGCCTGCGTCTCCAAAGGTCCCCAGGTCGTAACCCGCCGGGGAACCGAAACAGCGGTGCTGTTGCCCATTGATGCATGGCGACGCCTCCAAGCCGCGGCCCGTCCATCCCTCAAACAAATCCTGCTGATGGAATCTCCACGTACTGAATCTCTTGCTCCGGAGCGGGGCCGGGCGCGTCGCCGTCAGGCTCAAGAATGGGAGTAA
- a CDS encoding ABC transporter substrate-binding protein, with product MKIFGSYALRFVLVCAVVCCAAIGFSAAQVRADEITVYTSYEEDEAAAFLAAMQRDLPGLKVNMLRLSTGDLHARMLAEAANPRHDVIWGWAVTNMVDPRILEMLEPYQPKGIERIPARFRDPDGRWFAKTGYMAAFCVNNEVLQRKNLPMPASWEDLLKPEFKGEVVMPNPASSGTGYLQIASILQMKGEEAGWKYLAELDKNIAQYIKSGSRPCNVASAGEFAVGASFALRAIKNIDEGYPITMVIPSEGAGNELEASGLMKSSKNKEAAKRFLDWTVSKAAVDEYYKWKEIVTVSGGSMPESFRKAGLPADIGTVMVDMDFAWSAQNRDRILQQWQDKLER from the coding sequence ATGAAGATTTTTGGCTCTTACGCGTTGCGGTTCGTTTTGGTTTGCGCCGTGGTCTGCTGCGCGGCGATCGGTTTTTCGGCGGCCCAGGTCCGGGCCGACGAGATCACTGTCTACACGTCCTACGAAGAGGACGAGGCCGCGGCGTTTTTGGCGGCCATGCAGCGGGATCTGCCGGGGCTGAAGGTGAACATGCTGCGGCTGTCCACCGGGGATCTGCATGCCCGGATGCTGGCCGAGGCGGCCAATCCCCGGCATGACGTGATCTGGGGTTGGGCCGTGACGAACATGGTTGATCCCCGGATTCTGGAGATGCTGGAACCGTATCAACCCAAGGGCATCGAGCGGATTCCGGCCCGGTTCCGCGACCCTGACGGCCGCTGGTTCGCCAAGACCGGGTACATGGCCGCGTTCTGCGTGAACAACGAAGTCCTCCAGCGCAAAAATCTGCCCATGCCCGCTTCCTGGGAAGATCTGCTCAAACCCGAATTCAAGGGCGAAGTGGTCATGCCCAACCCGGCCAGCTCCGGCACCGGGTATCTGCAGATCGCCTCGATCCTACAGATGAAGGGCGAGGAGGCCGGGTGGAAGTATCTGGCCGAGTTGGACAAGAACATCGCCCAGTACATCAAGAGCGGTTCCCGGCCCTGCAACGTGGCCAGTGCCGGGGAGTTCGCCGTGGGGGCCTCTTTTGCCCTGCGGGCCATCAAGAACATCGACGAAGGCTATCCCATCACCATGGTCATTCCCTCCGAAGGGGCCGGCAACGAGCTGGAAGCCTCCGGCCTGATGAAGTCATCCAAGAACAAGGAAGCGGCCAAGCGGTTCCTGGACTGGACGGTCAGCAAGGCGGCGGTGGACGAGTACTACAAGTGGAAGGAAATCGTCACGGTCAGCGGCGGGTCCATGCCGGAATCCTTTCGCAAGGCCGGACTGCCCGCGGATATCGGCACGGTGATGGTGGACATGGATTTCGCCTGGTCCGCGCAAAACCGGGACCGGATTCTGCAGCAGTGGCAGGACAAGCTGGAGCGCTAA
- a CDS encoding ABC transporter ATP-binding protein — protein sequence MTKRFGDLKALDDVSISIGNGSLVCFLGPSGCGKTTLLRVIAGLEPHDAGELSLDSRDLSRVPARNRNFGVVFQSYSLFPNMTIAANVAYGLECRGWSKKDVGRRVEEMLSLVHLNDQAGKHPHQLSGGQQQRIALARALAPKPAVLLLDEPLSALDAKVREELRVEIRELQQRLGITTIMVTHDQEEALTMADKVVVMQSGRVMQVGTPMDLYRRPRNRFVAEFIGRMNLVPADLGLPVPENGRPAGTRPTIVGIRPEDIQLLAEQDARCRLHAVVEQITRLGNLTRVSLHLHHNGKDVGSGSDGSSLPGVRLLAEVHGVAEGLEVGMSRCVAVAPESVRVLEWQ from the coding sequence GTGACCAAACGATTCGGCGACTTGAAGGCCCTGGACGATGTTTCCATTTCCATCGGGAACGGGTCCCTGGTTTGTTTTCTTGGGCCGTCGGGGTGCGGAAAGACGACCCTGTTGCGGGTCATCGCCGGGCTGGAGCCGCACGATGCCGGGGAACTTTCCCTGGACAGCCGGGACTTGTCCCGGGTTCCGGCCCGCAATCGCAACTTCGGGGTGGTTTTCCAGTCCTATTCCCTGTTCCCGAACATGACCATCGCGGCCAACGTGGCCTACGGTCTGGAATGTCGGGGCTGGTCCAAGAAGGATGTTGGACGGAGGGTGGAGGAGATGCTCAGCCTGGTGCATCTCAATGATCAGGCCGGAAAGCATCCTCACCAGCTTTCCGGCGGCCAGCAGCAGCGCATCGCCCTGGCCCGCGCCCTGGCCCCGAAACCGGCGGTGCTTCTGCTGGACGAGCCGCTCTCGGCCTTGGACGCCAAGGTCCGCGAGGAACTGCGCGTGGAAATCCGGGAGCTGCAACAGCGGCTGGGCATCACCACGATCATGGTCACTCACGACCAGGAAGAGGCATTGACCATGGCCGACAAGGTCGTGGTCATGCAAAGCGGGCGGGTGATGCAGGTCGGGACCCCCATGGATCTCTACCGTAGGCCGCGAAACCGGTTCGTGGCCGAGTTCATTGGTCGGATGAACCTCGTTCCGGCGGATCTGGGCCTGCCGGTGCCGGAAAACGGCCGACCGGCCGGGACAAGGCCCACTATCGTGGGCATTCGTCCGGAGGACATCCAGCTTCTGGCCGAGCAGGACGCCCGGTGTCGCCTGCATGCCGTGGTGGAGCAGATTACGCGGTTGGGCAACCTGACCCGGGTGAGCCTACATCTGCATCACAACGGGAAGGACGTGGGTTCGGGGAGCGACGGATCGAGCCTTCCCGGCGTGCGTCTCTTGGCCGAGGTTCACGGGGTGGCCGAGGGGCTGGAAGTGGGCATGTCCCGGTGCGTGGCCGTGGCCCCTGAGTCCGTGCGCGTGCTGGAGTGGCAATGA